From Acidobacteriota bacterium:
CATCCGCGTTCTTGATGGCGTCGGGAATGTCGCCTTTGATCATCTTTTCATTGGTTTTGAGGCAGATGTCCCATTTTTCCTTGAACTTCGTCTGGAGGATGTCCTTGTCGCTGCGGTCTTTATGCAGGATGCCCTTGGAGTCGACGGACAGCATGTTGCCAGGAGTGACTCCGGCCGTCATCATCAGACGGGCGATGGCGACGCCGGAGGCGCCGGCGCCGACGATGGTCACATGGACGTCGGACATTTTCTTGCCGACGATTTTGAGGGCGTTGATGATGCCGGCTACGGTCACGCAGGCCGTTCCCTGCTGGTCGTCATGCCAGACGGGGATTTCGCATTCGGCACGCAGAGTGTCCAGGATGTGGAAGCACTTGGGATGGGAGATATCCTCGAGGTTGAAACCGCCGAAGGTGGGCTGAAGGGCCTTGCAGATATCGATGATCTTGTCCGGATCCTTTTCTTTGAGGCAGATCGGGAAAGCGTCCACGCCGCCCAGGTACTTGTAGAGGAGCCCCTTGCCTTCCATGACCGGCAGGCCGGCTTCGGGCCCGATATCACCGAGTCCGAGGACGCGCGATCCGTCGGAAATGACGGCCACGAAATTTCCCTTGTTGGTGTGATCGTAAACCTTTTCCGGATTCTGCTGGATGTCCTTGCAGGGCGCGGCCACCCCCGGCGTATACCAGATCGCGAAATCGTCCATATCGCGGACTCGGCATTTCAAGGTGACCTGGATTTTGCCGCGGTAGTACGGGTGAAGACGCATGGCGTCTTTTGAAGGCTGGTGGGCTTTCGCCAACAGTTCTTCAACGGTTTTTGTGCTCATGAATCAGTCCTCCTGATATGTGAAAATGAGAAGCTTTATTTTATTCCGATTCCTTCACCAAAGTCAATCAAAACCGGACGGAAAGCTTCCGGCTCCGGCGGTCCGTCAGCAGACGGCGGATCCCCCCAGAGGAAGTTCCCGGGCCGGGTCGGACGTTCCTTGAATTTTTGCGGCAAACTCGTTCTTTCCTGAAGCCAGGTCCTCGTCATTGAGGATGTGAACATCGAGCAGGCCTTCGGAGCGAAACCCGGTCCTGTAGGCGTTGGCTTCGGCCAGGGACTGGCTCCAACCCTGAAGCCACGACTCCAGCGCCTGTCTCCGGCGGGCATCGCCCTGAAATCGAACAATGAGGTTGATATCGCTGTTGGGACCGGCCGTGCCGTTGCACGTGCTTCCAAAAACATATAACGCCTTGATCCCCATGGCTTCAGCGTCCGCCCGCCGGGCCATCTCCTCGGCCATGTGCATCCGCCATCGGGAATGCTCCTTTCTTTCCTCGATGACGGACGTTCCCGCCCCGGCCAGCATCCGCCGCGGGCAGGTCGGGTCGACAAACATGCCGACAGCCTGCTCCCGTTCGGCGTTCATCAGCACCCGAAGCACCCGGCCCTCCTCGGAAGCCGGAACATCAATGACCCGGAGGGTATCGGACAGCGCCGCGAATTCCGGCAGAATCTCCTCGAGGATATTGGCCGACCCCAGAAGGAAGGTTTCATTGAAACGCACGCCGTCGTCATCGGGGTAGAGCGGGAGATAGCGGATTCCCGATTCGACGAGGTCCTGGAAGAAATGCGTTCCGAAAGAGACATCGGGGACGTAGTTGCCTTTTTTTCGCGCCACCTCGACCAGCAGGGCCGTGTTGCTGATATCGGAATAGGTCACCCGTACGCCCAGCTTGACATCGCCGCGGCTGCCCCACCGTCCCGGCCCCATCAGGATGAACTTCTTCCGCGGGAGAAGCTTGTTGAGCTTGCCGACGGCCTGTCCGACAGCCAGCAGGTCGGAAAAGGCGCCGATGTCGCCGTATTTTCCGGGATCGACATAGACGATGTGGGTGATGTCGGGGACGCTTCCGTTGGAGACGAATTTTCCGGCCGTGAAAAGAACGCTTTCGTCGGGAATATGGGCCGGAATGTCCATGGCCGCATCGTCGGACGAAAAGCTCTGGGGCCGGCATTGCAGCAGGTAAAAATTGTCCCCGTCGGAGGCGAATTCAATATCCACGGGGACTCCCAGAGCCGCCTCCAGAGTTTTAAGGATGGCGTCGACCTTGGAGACAAAGGGCGTTCCCGCAATCAACCCGTCGAACGTGGCCACGGCGTCTCCGGCCCCGAGATTCGTGGCCAGACCCATGGGCTTCTGAAGAATGCCGTCACGATGGATCGAAAAGACACGCGAGGCTGCCGGAAAGGCGTGGCCCACTTCCTTGAGCAGGGTTTTGATGTCGAGCGTGACAAAGGCGTTATTTTCCAAATCGATGACGTCGATCCGCCGGGGCGAATAACGGAGGACGTCCTCGATCGAAACATTGACTTTCAGGTTGGGCTTGCTCGGCGCGATCAACACCGGGTAATCGTCGCTCACCCGGTCCACCGCCCGCGTGCCCAGGCCCGGAACGATGCGCAACAGCCCGTCCTCCCGGCCGATGCGCGGCGACCAGCGGAACTCGTTGCGGCTGAAAGCCACGCCGGCGAAGGCCGGGAAAAAATACCGGCCCACGCGACGGCCGACGACCTCCTGGATCATGATGCCCATCTCTTCGTAGAAATCGAGAAGGCCGCGCTCGGCCCGATAGGCGATCGGATCGGGATTGAAAATCGAGGCATAGACCTCGGCAACGGCGTCGAGAAGCGCCTCGAGGCGCTTCTCCTTGTCACCCTGATTGGCCAGGAAGAGGCTTTTGTACTTTCCGGCGAAAGCCGTCCCCAGACGGTCCTCGAGCAGGCTCGAGCTCCGGACGATGAGCGGGACATCTCCGAAATCGTCGAGAGCGACGGACAGGCCCTTGACGATTTCCTGGGGGAAGGTCGAGTTTTTGAACAATTGGACGATATGGGGGTATTCCTGGCGGATGATATCGATGTCCTTGTACTTCTGTTCGGAGACTTCCTCGAGGTTGTTGTAGTGCTGGAAATAAATGATCCCGTCTGATGTGATGTACCAGGTTTTGGGCGTCTTGATCTCTCCGACGGCCTTGACCCGGCGCGCGGACTGGCGAAGAATCCTTGAAGCCAGAAACAGTCCGGCGCTTTTCCCGCCGAGTTTGCCGTGGCTTCCCGGCGGATAGATCAGGCGTTCGGTGAGCCCGAAGAAATCCTCGATCGACAGGTATTTCTTGGCGATGTTGATGTACTCGAGCTGCTCGTTGAAAAACCGGCGGATCAGGGAAACACGGACGCTGTTGGTCTTCGATCTCGGCAGAACCACCCCCCGGGGCATCAAACGCTGGCAATGCTGCATGGACTCGATGACTTCGCTCAGGGTCGCGTAGACGTTCTCCATGGACTTAACGGCGCTGTAGGAGCGTTCTTCGCCGATCCACTTCTGGATGCGGTCGAAGATTTCCTCCTCCGTCAGGTTGGCTGCGGCGATGCGGAACGTCTCCTCGCTCAACTCGAAAAACCGGCCGAGCGAATCCCGCCTCTGCGGCAGGTTGGATTCGCTGAAAACGCCGGTGCTCTCGCGGTCTTCGCCGAAACGCTGGAGAAGATTTTTGGCTGCGGGGACGCCCCGCCAGGCCAGGTAGTTCATCATCTTGCGCGAAACGCGGATGAAAAGCTTCGGATCTGTATTGCGCAGGAGATCGAGAGCCAGATTCCAGCCGGGTTTCTCCTCCCCCGGCTCCTGCCGCTCCTCGAACATGTGTCTGAGCCTCTGATGGAGGATGAAATGGCCGATGCGTTCGGCGATCGTATGAAGAAGCTTCGTTTCTCCCTTGAGAAACGGACCGTCATCGGCCTCGGGGACAGGCTCCCGGTAGGAAACGCAGAGCCGCCCGACAGGGGCATCCTGGACGCGGATCTCCGCGCACTGCGAATAGAGCGTTTCCACATAATCTTGAGACTCGAAGACTTCCGTTCCGTGAATGATCTGGGCCTGGACGTATTCCGGATACTGCCAGCCCGTCGGGACGGCCGCGATGACGTAGCGGAACACTTCCTCAAGGGGCAGGTCGTAATGACTGAGAATCTCCTCGATCCGATAGAGGCAGCTCAGCTCCTTGGCCCTCTCGTGGAGAGTGGAAAAGAGCGTTTGGGCCTTTCCGCCGCCGTCCTGTTCTTTCATGGCGTTCGATCCTTTCCCCAAATGAGGCGCCGGTCGTCCGGTTCAACCGGCGTCTTTCATCCGTCCCGTCGAACGCCGCAGGGCTGGAACCGCCCGATCCTCCGAAAGGAGGCGGCGGATCAGATCCAGCCCCGGTCCTTGCAGGCGTTGGCCACCCGGCTGACCGAAATGACGTAAGCGGCGTCGCGCATGAAAATCTTCCGCGTGCGGGCCAGCTCGGAAACGCCGTGGAAGGCCTCGGTCATCTTCTGGTCGAGCTTGGCCAAAACTTCGTCCTTGGGCCAGAAATAATTCTGGTTGCACTGGACCTGCTCAAAATAGCTGCAGGTCACACCGCCGGCATTGGCCAGGAAGTCCGGAATGACAAAGATGCCGCGTTGTTTCAGAACGGCGTCGGCTTCCGGCGTTGTCGGACCGTTGGCGCCTTCGGCGATGACCTTGACCTTGGAGTGGATTTTCTTCACGGTCTGGGCGTTGATCTGGTTTTCCAGGGCGGCGGGAATCAGAATGTCCGCTTCCTGTTCGATCCAGGCTTCGCCCGGAAGACGCTCATAACCGAGCGATTCGGCTTTGGCTTTGTCGATCCCGCCGAAGCGGTCGGTGACGGTCAGCAGTTCCTCGAGCTGGATGCCGGATTTCCGGCGATAGGTGTAGGCCGCCTGGTCTTCCTGATCCCAGCAGGACACACAAATGACCTTGCTCCCGAGCTTGTTCAGCAATTGGATGGCGTATTGGGCCACATTGCCGAAACCCTGGACGGCGGTCAAGGTATCCTCAACGGCAATGCCCAATTCCCGCAGGGCTTCCCGGATCGTGTAGACGACACCGTATCCCGTGGCCTCCGTCCGGCCCAGGGAGCCGCCCATTCCGACCGGCTTGCCGGTGATGAATCCGGGATATTTGGCGCCGGCAATGGCTTCGTATTCGTCAAGCATCCAGAGCATGTGTTGGGGGTTGGTCATCACGTCGGGCGCCGGAACATCGGTCAAGGGCCCGACATTCTTGGCGACCTGGCGGACCCAGCCGCGGCAGAGCAGTTCCTGCTCTCTCTGGCTGAGATCGTGGGGGTCGCAGACGACACCGCCCTTGCCGCCGCCGAGAGGAATGTCCACAACCGCGCATTTCCAGGTCATCCACATGGAGAGGGCCCGGACGGTGTCGATGGTCTCCTGGGGATGGAAGCGGATGCCGCCCTTGCACGGCCCGCGGGCGTCGTTGTGCTGGCAGCGATAGCCGCGGAAGACGCGCGTACTGCCGTCGTCCATGCGCACCGGGATGCTGAAATGGTATTCGCGCAGCGGCCAGCTCAACAGGTCGCGGGCGGCTTGATCGAGTTCGAGAAGGTCGGCCACGGCGAAGAATTGCTTCTGCGCCATCTCGAACGGATTGAAGGACTTATCGGCCATGAGAACACTCCCTTTCGCCGGCCGGACCGGATAGCCCGACGGTTTTCGATTCGTCTCTTTCCGATCGTTCCGGCTTCTTATGATATGTTGGAAAGAGAATGATAATGGATGTGGGATTCCGGAGTCAAGTTCGTCCGCGGTTCGGATTTTTTGACACGCCGGACAAGTTCGTTCATAATGATTTTCCCGATATTTTTTCCCGAGGTAAACCGTGACGAACATGAAAGACCCGGAGCCGTTTTTCAGCCGGATGCGTCCGGCGATCTTTCTCGGCGCTTTGTGCTGCCTTTTTCTGTGGGGCTGCAAGATCGGAAAAAAGCCCGAGAACTTCCTGCTCATCACTCTGGACACGCAACGGGCCGATACGATCGGCGCCTACAATCCGGGATCCGCGCACACCCCGGCCCTCGACGGTCTGGCCGCCGAAGGGATGCTTTTCGAGGACTGCTGGAGTCTCATCCCCATCACACTTCCCTCCCATGCGTCCCTCTTTTTCTCCGAGCCTCCCCACAAGGTCAAAAACTACAACAACGGCCAGGTGATCCGAAAACACCGCTCCAGGCCTTCGGTCGTCAATCTATTCCGTAAAAACGGTCTGTTGACGGCCGGTTTCGTTTCTTTGGGCGTCATGGGCCGCCAGTTCGGTCTCGACGAGGGTTTCGATGTCTATGAGGATCAGTTTCCCCAAGGGCGCTGGTACCTGACGGCCGGAGAAGTGAACGAGCGCGTCATCCCCTGGCTTCGCGAAAACGGCCGGCGCAATTTCTTCCTGTGGGTGCACTATTCCGATCCCCACGATCCCTACGCTCCTCCCGATACCCCTGACGATCTGAGGGTTTTCCTGAACGGCGAACCTGTCGGGTCCTACTGTCTCAGCAAATACATCACCTATGATCTCGATCTCCCTTTGCGGAAAGGCCGGAATGAAATCATTTTCGAAGTTGACAATCCCTGGGAACCGAATCCCGACAGGTTTTCCGCCCGGCTGGACAGGATGCTCTTCGATCCCGATCCCGAGAGCGGAGAGATCGCTCTGGATTACTTCCGCGGCTGGTTCATCCGCCGCGATGAGGGGGTCTTTTTCTTCAAGGACCGCTCCGTCCTGTTCGTCGACTCCGCGGACAAACCCCGCGACATGACGCTCACGATCCGGGGCAAGCTCCTGTTACCCATCGAAGGCGTCCGCGATCTTTACCGAAGGGAAGTCGAATACATGGACAGCGAAATCGGCCGCCTTTTCGATACCCTGGAGGATCTCGGGCTTAAGGAAAAAACCGCCGTTCTTGTTGTCGGCGATCACGGCGAAGGACTCGGTGAACGCCACAACACTTTCGGAGATCCTCATATCGGGCATATCCATTATCTCAATCCAATTTACCAGAAAGTCCCCCTCATTCTGCGCGTGCCCGGATCATCGAAACGCGGCGTCCACATCGCGGAGACGGTCACCCTGCTGGATGTGGCCCCGACCATGGCCGCCATGATGGGATATAAAGGGCTGCCTCATTTCATGGGCCGGAATCTTCTCGATCTGAAGCCCGGCCGGCCGACCGATGTCTTTCTCGAAACCTACAAACCGGAAGCCGTTGCGGACAGGTTTTCGCTTTATCGATTTCCCTGGCAACTCATTTATGCACCCGAACCGAATACTTATGAGCTCTACAATATTCTGGAGGATCCCGACCAGCGTCTGAACCGTTTCGGCGACGCCGATGTGCCCGACGACATCCGCGCTCTGACGGATGTTCTCAATGCGGCGGTCCGGGATATCCTCAGACACAAAGAAGACATTCCCGTCGATTCCAAGGAAGAAGAGATGTTGAGGGCACTCGGCTATATCCGCTGAGCGCAGATCAGCGCCCGCGTTCGCGGCGGACGGCCAGATAGAGGCGTTTCGGCAGACCGAAAAGCATGCGATTGATCATCCGGATGACAGCCGGACGGTTGGGAAGAAAGGGCGAAGGCTCCCCTTCCCTGCGTTTTTTTTCCAGAATTCTCTGCACGATCGGACACCCCAGGCTCTCCAGGCAATAGGGGCTGAGTTCTCCACGGGCCAGGTAAGCCCGGATCTCCTGCAATCGGCTCGAATTCCAGGATTCCGCATAGTCCGACATCGGAGCCAGGATGGGATTTCCGTAACAACAGGGCAAAATGCCCCGACGCAGAATGTAATAACTCTCCCAGGGTTCACGGCAGAGAGGGAATTTCGAAGCGCCGAGATCGTCCGGTCGATTCATTTTTCGATCTTTCCAAAATTGAACTGATTGGCCACGGGAACGCCGTACTTCCGCGAGAAGGCCTCGCAATCCCGGAAGACGTCTTCGAGATCTTCTCGGCCGAGAAGCTCGTCGGCGTAGTTGAAATGATAGCCTCCCCTGTCGGCCTGAATGTCGGGATTGACAAGATACAGCAGCGGCCGCAGGACGAGAGCGTCGGCATCGATGCGGCGGCACAAACGGAAGTACGCCTCGAGATCGCCCCGGTTGACGCGCATGGGCATGAAGACCATATAAATCTTCGGCAGATTCCCGGCCTTTTTTCTGGCTTCATTCAAACGAATGAGATGGGGCAGAACCCGGTCCCATCGGTCATTGCGGATCTTGGCGTAGGTCTCGGCGGTGGCCGCATCGAGCGAGACGTAGAGAAACACCGGTTTGCCCGCCAGGGCGGCGATGGTTCTTTCGGTGAAGGCCTGTCCATTCGTCGACAACTCGACGATTTTCCGGTTCCTCCCGCAGAATTCCAGGATATCGCCGATTCCGGGATGAAGCAGGGGCTCGCCGAAGGAACAGTTGACAAGCGTCCGGGCCGCCCGGAAAAACGGGCCGTAACCCTCCAGAGCCGCCTTGTCGACCACGGCGTCGATATCGGCACCCTCGAGAACCTTCATTTTGTCCCAAAGGCAATAGACGCAGGGCGGATGGATGTTGCATTTGGCATAGAGATCGATGCCCAGGGTGAGCGGAAAGGATCGCAACTCGGTTCGGCCTTCGATCATTTCCCGGTAATTGAGGAGGGCGTTGCCGTGGAAAAAACGGAACGTTTCATGCCAGGCGGCATCGTCGTGCAGGACGATCGGTCCGATCCGGGCTCCGATTTCCCGGCCGGTTTCCCCGTGATGCCCGGGAGGCAAAACCTTGGAGAGAGTCAAGACGAGCTCTCGGGGATGGTCTCCCGGGCCGGTTCCGGCGTCGCCGGACACAGCCGTCTCGTCCGGCCATGTCGCGATATAAGGCGGTTCCCCCGGATCCAACGAAAAAGAATAATAGTTCCATTTGTTGAGGAGCGCCGCCCGGCCCAGAAGACGCCCTCCGAGCCGAAGTTCCAGGTTTTGGCTGAGATCGAGGTATTCCGAAAACACCGACAGCGAAAGAAGAGACGGCACACCCGGTTTATGGGGAGGAAGGATCACCCGGGCTTCGTGAGTCATCCATCGGAACGGCAGAAATTCATCGACTTCAAGGTCGTGCCAGCCTTCGCCGTAAAAGACCTCGTCCAGCTCGTCGGGAACGAGAAGACAAGGGTCGCTGATCATGACCCCCAGCCGCCGGGTATCGCCGTCGATGAGACGGTCTCCGTCAAGTTCGAAAACGATGGAGCTGTCCGGCCTGATATCGACGGGGATGACATAGCGCCTGAAAGCACCCTCGATATTTCGTGCTCCGGCTTTTCGGTCGTCGACACGGATTTCAAGTTCAGGCCGGGGCGGCTCGGCAAAGGGGTGCCCGGCTTCCATGAGCAGAAAAGCCCGGCCGGCAGGAAGATCCGCATCCATCCGGCATTCCGCCCGGCGGGTCATCCAGCGGAACGGACGCACCCCGTCATGCTCTTCGCCGTGCCAGCCGGCGCCGCATGTCAAGGGGTGATTCCGCACAACCGAACTCATGTGTTGAGGATGTGGAGGGCCTCGCCCTTAGCTTTGAGAGCGGCCTCGCCGAGGCATTCGGATATCGTCGGATGGATATAGATGAGGTCGGCCAGATCGTGGATTTTCAAGCCCCGGGCGACCGCCAGGGTTAAAACCGGAATCATTTCTCCGGCCGCAGAGGCAATGACATGGCCGCCCAGAACGCGGTCCTCGCCGTCGGCCACGATTTTGATCATCCCGTCGGTCCCATCCATGGTCATGGCCCTTCCGGAAGCCTGCAGAGGAAAGATCCCGGTTTGCGTTTTGACGCCCTTTTCGTCCGACTCTTCCGAAGTCATCCCGACCGAGGCGAATTCGGGTTCGGTGAAAACAGCCATGGGGAGCGCGGTATAATCCGTCCGGCGGGCCGCCCCGAAGGCGTTGTCCACGGCGACCAGCGCATCGTGATAGGCTTTGTGGGCCAGGAGCTTGCCGCCGATGAGATCCCCGATGGCGTAGACGCCCGGGACGCCCGTTTCGAGGCCGGACCCGACCCGGACGGCACCGGCGCGATCCGTCTCGATTCCGAGGGCGGCATCGGCCAAGCCGTCCGAGTTCGGCTTCCGGCCGGCGGCCAGAAGAATTTTTTCCGCTTCCATCTCGAAGGCCGCACCGGTTTCCATGTTGACGCCCTTGACAACCGCCTTGCCGCCGGCGACATCGGCCTGTTCGATCTTCATTTGGGTCATGATTTTCAAACCCTGTTTTTTCAGAATGCGTTCGAGACGGCGGGCCGATTCCCTGTCGGCACCCGGCATGATGTCGGGCAGGATTTCGAGAACCGTGACTTCGGCGCCGGCCCTCCGATAGATTGATCCCATCTCGAGTCCGATGGCGCCCGCGCCGACGACGATGAGGGATTTCGGGATGTCCTCGAACTCCAACGCTTCGCGGCTTGTGACGGCGGTTTTCCCGTCGGCGGAGAGAAACGGCAGATCGGCCGCCCGTCCGCCGGCGGCCAGAATGATCTTTTCGGCTTGATAAGTCTTTTCTCCGTCCGGGCTTTGGACGAGGATCGTCCGGTCCCCTTTTATAACGGCTCGGGCCCGGACGATCTCGACCTTGCCTTTTTTCAGAAGAAACTCAAGACCGGCGACGAGACGGTCGACGACCGTCCGGCGGCCTTTCATGACCTCCGGCCAGTTGAGGCCGATGTCCGCGGTCGGACCCGAAAGGCGCGGATTGTTCCGCACGTCCTTGAGGATTTTCGTCTGGTGAAGAAGAAATTTTGTCGGAATGCACCCCCAATTGATGCAGGTGCCTCCAACGCGATCCTCCTCGAACAGCACGACGGATCGGCCGAGCTGGGCGCCCCTCAAGGCGGCGAGATATCCTCCAGGCCCGCCGCCGATAATGGCCAGGTCTCTTGTTTCGGTCATAATACGCTCCTTGACGGACCCGATTATAACCTGAATGAACCACGAGTCAAACCCGCGCTCAGTCTCGGCACCTCGACTGTGCGTGAAAACGCCCGCATTTCTTTTTTCTCCCAAATTGGGCGTTTTCACTCTTCGGGCGTGCCGATCTCACCATTCCGGCTGCATTGCTCCTTAATCTGGCCCGCAAGGAGGCTGCCGCGGGGCGCAGGGGGGATCCCGGAGCAAGCCGTCGGAGGGTCGAGCGGGCACGGATCCGAGGCTGCAAGCCGAGGAGAGCGAGACCCGGAGCCGGAGTGGACGGAACTCGCCGGGGACCGGACACGTCTTGTGAAGGGATTCCCCCGAGCCCGAAAAGCGGAAGCCGACGCAGCGTACGGCAATCTCGACCCGCGCACAGTCTCGGCTCCTCGATTGTGCGTGGGAACAAGGCCGTTGACAGGAGTGGATCAAAAAGGTTAAGAAGGTTAAGACTTTTTGCGGAGAATGGTTCTACCTATGAGGAAAATACATCTTATGATCGTCCCGGCTTTGATCGCCGCCACCTTGGCGGCTTTCCCGTGCGTCGCGGCCGCTCAGGAAACCGGGCTTCTCCGGGGACGCGTTCTGGATGCCGCGGACCGGCCGGCGGCCGGCTTGACGGTCATTCTTGCCTCCCGAACTCACATCTTGCGTTTTCAGACGGAGAGCGATCCCTCCGGCCGTTTCACCTGGGCCGGACTTCCCTCGGGAGCCTATCACATCTCCGTCCAAACACCCGGCGGAACTTTGACGGCGGCCCAACCGCTGGATATCGAAGCTCCCGAAGCCGTTTTCGCCGTTTTACGCCTGTCTCCGGATGCGGACAACCCGACCGCAGCCGCTCTCGAACCCGCTTTTCCCGGATTCTCCGATTTTTCGTCCGCCACGTTCACTCATGCTTCACAAATTCACAACCTCCCGACGGGCAACACCGTTTGGAATATCATCGAAAATCAGGATTTTTCGGCCACGACGAACAGAATCGATGTCGGCGGACTGTGGAATACGACACCGGCCGTGTTCAGTCCGCGCGGCGCCGTCTCCTGGACCCAGGTCGCCTACCGGTTGAACGGGATGGATGTCACCGACCCCTATTTCGGCGGGATGCCGCTCTTTCATCCCGATGTGTGGAGTCTGTCCTCCATGCGACTCGAAAACGGCGCTTTTCCGGCCGGATCGTTCTCGCCCGGCGGTTCACTGGACATCGCCACCTTCGAAGGCTCGGACGATTTCCGGGGCGGAGTCACATCCTTCTATCTGGACCGCAGCTATACAACGACCAACATCACTCCGGCTCTTCAGGAGGAAGGTCTCTTCGCCACCCATGCCTTTCGCGGCCTTTTTGAGGGCAATCTCCGCCTGTCCGGTCCCCTGGTTCCCGGAAAAGTTCACTTCGCCTCGTCTTTTTCGGCCCGCCGCATCGCCCGGAATACCGCCGAATTCGAAGGCGACGAAGAGGACCGCGTGCTGTCCGGGCTGACGTCGATCTCCTGGCTCCGGGATCGAAGCCGTTGGAAGTTTCTCTGGACCGGCCAGACCGTCGACCGCTCGGCTTTCGGCGCCGGCCGGCGGATTCCCTCGACCTCGACTCTGGACAGAAAAGATTATCACAATATTTTTCAAATCCTGGGGACTCTGCAGCTCGAAGACAACCATGTGCTCAAGGCGGGTCTGAGTTATGCCCGAACCGATATTCACGCCGGATTTCAGGAGGGCGCAGAGGGACCTCACGGACTCGAGATATTCCGAACTCCCCTGTTCGGACCGGCGGCCCGTTCTTACCGGGACGGGCGCGACAACCTCTCTTTTCTCCTTAAGGGGGAATGGGCTTCGGCCGGCGGCGACAACAGTTTGAACAGATTGATTTACGGCGTCCGTTTCCGTGCCGCAGCCTCTTCGTCCCGGAAGGACATCCGCGAAAACCATCATCTCCGGTTTTTTGAGGGCCGCCCCCTCGAAGTCGCTTTCTTCGACGGTCCCTTCAATCACCGGGAGTCCTCGTTGGAAACCGGGGTTTTCGCCTCAAACACTTGGACGCTCGACCGGTTTCTGTCCCTGCATGCCGCCTTCCACCTGGATTGGACACAGGGCCGGATCCCCGGATCCTCGGGGGATGCCCCGAGCATCGACTGGATTCATCTCTCCTCCCGACTGGGCGCCAGTCTGCCCTTATCCGCAAACGGCCGGTCTCAGCTCAGGATCCACCTCGGACGATATTTTTATTCCCTTCCGCTTTCCTTTCTCACCTGGGGAAATCCCGGGGCGCCCGGAAGCCGGATTTATGCCTGGAACGACTCCGACGGCGACGGTCGCTTCAGTGCCGGAGAGTCCGGAACTCTTCTCAGGCGCGAAGGCCCGCTCTTCGCCGCCATCGACCCGGAACTCAAGCGTCCCCGCGTCGACGAACTGTCCATCGGCTTCATGCGCAGGAGTCTCACCGGCTGGCATATCAGCGTTACGGGTTTTCTCCGGGAAACAAGAAATCTCCCGGCCGCTTTGAACATCGGCGTCCCCTTTTCCGCCTATGACCCGCACACCCTCTATGACATCGGCGACGACAGGATTCCGGGATCTCATGACGATCTGATTTTCACGGTTTATGAGAGGCGGCCGGAATAC
This genomic window contains:
- a CDS encoding NADP-dependent malic enzyme, producing MSTKTVEELLAKAHQPSKDAMRLHPYYRGKIQVTLKCRVRDMDDFAIWYTPGVAAPCKDIQQNPEKVYDHTNKGNFVAVISDGSRVLGLGDIGPEAGLPVMEGKGLLYKYLGGVDAFPICLKEKDPDKIIDICKALQPTFGGFNLEDISHPKCFHILDTLRAECEIPVWHDDQQGTACVTVAGIINALKIVGKKMSDVHVTIVGAGASGVAIARLMMTAGVTPGNMLSVDSKGILHKDRSDKDILQTKFKEKWDICLKTNEKMIKGDIPDAIKNADVLVSVSTPGPGTIKKEWIKTMAPNAVVIAAANPIPEIWPWEAKEAGARIVATGRSDFENQVNNSLGFPGIFRGALDVRAKTITDEMCIAAATELAKVAEDKGLREDYIIPTMDEWEVFPREAVAVGSKAIEQGVARINLPAEERYKMAERTIKEAREHVQLLMKEGFIIDPDK
- a CDS encoding PEP/pyruvate-binding domain-containing protein, which codes for MKEQDGGGKAQTLFSTLHERAKELSCLYRIEEILSHYDLPLEEVFRYVIAAVPTGWQYPEYVQAQIIHGTEVFESQDYVETLYSQCAEIRVQDAPVGRLCVSYREPVPEADDGPFLKGETKLLHTIAERIGHFILHQRLRHMFEERQEPGEEKPGWNLALDLLRNTDPKLFIRVSRKMMNYLAWRGVPAAKNLLQRFGEDRESTGVFSESNLPQRRDSLGRFFELSEETFRIAAANLTEEEIFDRIQKWIGEERSYSAVKSMENVYATLSEVIESMQHCQRLMPRGVVLPRSKTNSVRVSLIRRFFNEQLEYINIAKKYLSIEDFFGLTERLIYPPGSHGKLGGKSAGLFLASRILRQSARRVKAVGEIKTPKTWYITSDGIIYFQHYNNLEEVSEQKYKDIDIIRQEYPHIVQLFKNSTFPQEIVKGLSVALDDFGDVPLIVRSSSLLEDRLGTAFAGKYKSLFLANQGDKEKRLEALLDAVAEVYASIFNPDPIAYRAERGLLDFYEEMGIMIQEVVGRRVGRYFFPAFAGVAFSRNEFRWSPRIGREDGLLRIVPGLGTRAVDRVSDDYPVLIAPSKPNLKVNVSIEDVLRYSPRRIDVIDLENNAFVTLDIKTLLKEVGHAFPAASRVFSIHRDGILQKPMGLATNLGAGDAVATFDGLIAGTPFVSKVDAILKTLEAALGVPVDIEFASDGDNFYLLQCRPQSFSSDDAAMDIPAHIPDESVLFTAGKFVSNGSVPDITHIVYVDPGKYGDIGAFSDLLAVGQAVGKLNKLLPRKKFILMGPGRWGSRGDVKLGVRVTYSDISNTALLVEVARKKGNYVPDVSFGTHFFQDLVESGIRYLPLYPDDDGVRFNETFLLGSANILEEILPEFAALSDTLRVIDVPASEEGRVLRVLMNAEREQAVGMFVDPTCPRRMLAGAGTSVIEERKEHSRWRMHMAEEMARRADAEAMGIKALYVFGSTCNGTAGPNSDINLIVRFQGDARRRQALESWLQGWSQSLAEANAYRTGFRSEGLLDVHILNDEDLASGKNEFAAKIQGTSDPARELPLGGSAVC
- a CDS encoding Glu/Leu/Phe/Val dehydrogenase is translated as MADKSFNPFEMAQKQFFAVADLLELDQAARDLLSWPLREYHFSIPVRMDDGSTRVFRGYRCQHNDARGPCKGGIRFHPQETIDTVRALSMWMTWKCAVVDIPLGGGKGGVVCDPHDLSQREQELLCRGWVRQVAKNVGPLTDVPAPDVMTNPQHMLWMLDEYEAIAGAKYPGFITGKPVGMGGSLGRTEATGYGVVYTIREALRELGIAVEDTLTAVQGFGNVAQYAIQLLNKLGSKVICVSCWDQEDQAAYTYRRKSGIQLEELLTVTDRFGGIDKAKAESLGYERLPGEAWIEQEADILIPAALENQINAQTVKKIHSKVKVIAEGANGPTTPEADAVLKQRGIFVIPDFLANAGGVTCSYFEQVQCNQNYFWPKDEVLAKLDQKMTEAFHGVSELARTRKIFMRDAAYVISVSRVANACKDRGWI
- a CDS encoding sulfatase-like hydrolase/transferase: MKDPEPFFSRMRPAIFLGALCCLFLWGCKIGKKPENFLLITLDTQRADTIGAYNPGSAHTPALDGLAAEGMLFEDCWSLIPITLPSHASLFFSEPPHKVKNYNNGQVIRKHRSRPSVVNLFRKNGLLTAGFVSLGVMGRQFGLDEGFDVYEDQFPQGRWYLTAGEVNERVIPWLRENGRRNFFLWVHYSDPHDPYAPPDTPDDLRVFLNGEPVGSYCLSKYITYDLDLPLRKGRNEIIFEVDNPWEPNPDRFSARLDRMLFDPDPESGEIALDYFRGWFIRRDEGVFFFKDRSVLFVDSADKPRDMTLTIRGKLLLPIEGVRDLYRREVEYMDSEIGRLFDTLEDLGLKEKTAVLVVGDHGEGLGERHNTFGDPHIGHIHYLNPIYQKVPLILRVPGSSKRGVHIAETVTLLDVAPTMAAMMGYKGLPHFMGRNLLDLKPGRPTDVFLETYKPEAVADRFSLYRFPWQLIYAPEPNTYELYNILEDPDQRLNRFGDADVPDDIRALTDVLNAAVRDILRHKEDIPVDSKEEEMLRALGYIR